The following are encoded in a window of Impatiens glandulifera chromosome 5, dImpGla2.1, whole genome shotgun sequence genomic DNA:
- the LOC124938660 gene encoding GBF-interacting protein 1-like isoform X2 translates to MSTGGSRVPIPNSVRKTIQHIKEITGNHSEDDIYTMLKECSMDPNETTQKLLFQDTFHEVKRKRDKRKENVNIKESGESRWRPPGIQGRGSRGGRGNYSSRHIAHDAGGRNAPLGKENGSDHLIEKSGGLSALPISQSINKDAVTVTSSITVASNSPTRITQIENRSSVDMDNLVCPPIKVPPMDMKQNSSSAAASHELPELEKSNNSTPRNQASVVYFSASDPVLVPSQDSRLPGSAGAIKREVGSQRIPVEHISTSQENKTTTETSEVASSSMPRKMSSKSQGMIKNQESAQLVQHRTSLSVHRPSSNYNILPAKEWKPKTANPNPIQESGATANPEVHSTVEHDAQANAACHILDSKEPTSDVQRKLADLNFQQGPHVIIPNHLHIPEDVKLDFVFGSFDISHGIKTGYDDGLENDKNHLPSSVTSETVKVTIEQSLSHGNEPEALSHERDYPEQPQSPEQVQEGSSSGEIDVATPEYKESDQEVSLPPTTHSYPLVHTSSSYNLGFNPTVVGNQLPPFESSESQGQDVSRMPSFVVPQPFDPNSYYGQFFRAGVDSDGRISPFQSPGGASKYNGNIAVMNSQSSVEGGNSGVLSTGPSPQQNSLSATQQPLPVYRQPAGMHITHYPSNYIPYAPYYPPFYVPPTALHQFLGNNAFPQQPQVGNIYRATPPPPPPGTANKYPFSQYKPGTGPGNSNNHGGGVPGSFGSYGSSTVGFNHSSGSTAANSTAGGDFPGQQYKENNVYISGQQTDGSALWFAAPGRDISGLHPNSFYNIPQHPHAQVTLTNPSQSGHGTFTGIYHPQTVTPPIVLPLLPHSQSMAAGVDMVAGSTAGVYQQQPQHSQTNWPNNC, encoded by the exons ATCAAGGAGATCACGGGAAATCACAGTGAAGATGATATATACACAATGCTCAAGGAGTGTTCTATGGATCCCAATGAAACCACCCAGAAGCTACTTTTCCAAG ATACTTTCCATGAGGTCAAGAGGAAACGTGATAAGAGGAAGGAG AATGTGAACATCAAAGAATCTGGAGAATCGAGGTGGAGACCACCTGGCATACAAGGACGGGGGAGTAGGGGTGGGAGGGGAAACTATTCTTCTCGTCATATAGCTCATG ATGCTGGTGGAAGAAATGCTCCTCTGGGAAAGGAAAATGGATCTGATCATTTGATAGAAAAGAGTGGTGGGCTCTCAGCTTTGCCCATCTCTCAGTCAATAAATAAAGATGCAGTGACTGTAACAAG TTCTATCACAGTTGCAAGCAACAGCCCAACCAGGATTACCCAGATTGAAAATAGATCATCTGTTGATATGGACAACCTGGTCTGTCCTCCTATAAAAGTTCCTCCAATGGATATGAAGCAAAATTCCAGCAGTGCTGCGGCAAGTCATGAACTGCCGGAACTAGAAAAGAGCAACAATTCAACTCCTAGAAATCAAGCATCGGTAGTCTATTTCTCTGCCTCTGACCCTGTTTTGGTGCCATCTCAAGACTCGAGACTTCCTGGTTCTGCTGGTGCAATTAAGCGTGAGGTGGGAAGTCAGCGAATTCCTGTTGAACATATTTCAACTTCTCAAGAGAACAAGACAACTACTG AAACTTCTGAAGTTGCGAGCTCCTCCATGCCTAGGAAGATGTCGTCTAAGTCCCAAGGGATGATAAAGAATCAAGAGTCTGCTCAACTTGTGCAGCATCGTACCAGCCTTTCCGTTCACAGACCTTCATCTAACTATAACA TTCTCCCAGCTAAAGAGTGGAAGCCTAAGACTGCAAATCCTAACCCAATTCAAGAGTCTGGAGCAACTGCTAATCCAGAGGTTCATTCTACTGTAGAGCATGACGCTCAAGCTAACGCTGCGTGTCACATTCTTGATTCAAAGGAACCAACTTCAGATGTGCAGAGGAAGCTTGCCGATTTGAACTTCCAGCAGGGTCCGCATGTTATCATCCCCAATCATCTTCATATTCCTGAAGATGTTAAACTTGATTTTGTGTTTGGcagttttgatattagtcatgGAATAAAAACCGGCTATGATGATGGACTCGAGAATGACAAAAATCATTTGCCCAGTTCAGTTACTTCTGAGACCGTTAAAGTGACAATAGAGCAATCCTTGAG CCATGGTAATGAACCGGAGGCTCTTTCCCATGAAAGAGATTATCCAGAACAACCACAATCGCCTGAACAGGTGCAAGAAGGCTCGTCTTCTGGGGAGATTGATGTAGCAACGCCAGAGTATAAAGAGTCTGACCAAGAAGTTTCCTTGCCTCCAACAACTCATTCATATCCCTTAGTTCATACTTCATCTAGCTACAATCTTGGTTTCAATCCAACAGTGGTTGGTAATCAACTTCCTCCATTTGAAAGTTCTGAATCTCAGGGACAAGATGTTTCTCGCATGCCAAGCTTTGTA GTACCACAACCATTTGATCCAAACAGCTATTATGGTCAGTTTTTCCGGGCTGGTGTGGACTCGGATGGTCGCATTTCACCTTTTCAGTCACCTGGAGGTGCATCAAAGTACAATGGAAACATTGCAGTTATGAATTCTCAATCTTCTGTTGAG GGAGGAAATTCTGGTGTTTTATCAACAGGCCCATCTCCTCAACAAAACTCATTATCTGCGACTCAGCAACCACTTCCAGTCTACCGACAACCAGCTGGGATGCATATAACCCATTACCCATCAAATTACATCCCTTATGCACCATACTATCCTCCATTTTACGTTCCTCCTACAGCTTTGCATCAGTTTCTGGGCAACAATGCATTCCCCCAGCAACCTCAAGTTGGAAACATATATCGGGCgactcctcctcctcctcctcctggGACAGCCAACAAATATCCATTTTCTCAATACAAGCCAGGAACTGGTCCAGGGAACTCCAACAATCATGGTGGAGGCGTTCCTGGAAGTTTTGGATCATATGGGTCCTCAACAGTTGGTTTTAACCACAGTTCTGGTTCCACAGCTGCAAACTCTACTGCTGGCGGGGACTTTCCTGGACAACAGTACAAGGAAAATAATGTTTACATCTCAGGACAACAG ACAGATGGTTCGGCTTTGTGGTTTGCTGCACCTGGGAGAGATATTTCTGGCTTGCACCCAAACTCGTTCTATAACATCCCTCAACATCCGCATGCTCAAGTTACTCTAACCAACCCATCTCAGTCTGGCCATGGCACATTTACTGGCATTTATCATCCCCAAACAGTTACACCGCCTATTGTTCTTCCTCTTCTGCCACATTCCCAATCCATGGCTGCTGGAGTTGATATGGTAGCTGGTTCAACTGCCGGTGTCTATCAACAACAGCCTCAGCATTCTCAAACAAATTGGCCAAATAACTGCTAA
- the LOC124938660 gene encoding GBF-interacting protein 1-like isoform X1, producing MSTGGSRVPIPNSVRKTIQHIKEITGNHSEDDIYTMLKECSMDPNETTQKLLFQDTFHEVKRKRDKRKENVNIKESGESRWRPPGIQGRGSRGGRGNYSSRHIAHDAGGRNAPLGKENGSDHLIEKSGGLSALPISQSINKDAVTVTSSITVASNSPTRITQIENRSSVDMDNLVCPPIKVPPMDMKQNSSSAAASHELPELEKSNNSTPRNQASVVYFSASDPVLVPSQDSRLPGSAGAIKREVGSQRIPVEHISTSQENKTTTETSEVASSSMPRKMSSKSQGMIKNQESAQLVQHRTSLSVHRPSSNYNSRSQQSTGLAKVLPAKEWKPKTANPNPIQESGATANPEVHSTVEHDAQANAACHILDSKEPTSDVQRKLADLNFQQGPHVIIPNHLHIPEDVKLDFVFGSFDISHGIKTGYDDGLENDKNHLPSSVTSETVKVTIEQSLSHGNEPEALSHERDYPEQPQSPEQVQEGSSSGEIDVATPEYKESDQEVSLPPTTHSYPLVHTSSSYNLGFNPTVVGNQLPPFESSESQGQDVSRMPSFVVPQPFDPNSYYGQFFRAGVDSDGRISPFQSPGGASKYNGNIAVMNSQSSVEGGNSGVLSTGPSPQQNSLSATQQPLPVYRQPAGMHITHYPSNYIPYAPYYPPFYVPPTALHQFLGNNAFPQQPQVGNIYRATPPPPPPGTANKYPFSQYKPGTGPGNSNNHGGGVPGSFGSYGSSTVGFNHSSGSTAANSTAGGDFPGQQYKENNVYISGQQTDGSALWFAAPGRDISGLHPNSFYNIPQHPHAQVTLTNPSQSGHGTFTGIYHPQTVTPPIVLPLLPHSQSMAAGVDMVAGSTAGVYQQQPQHSQTNWPNNC from the exons ATCAAGGAGATCACGGGAAATCACAGTGAAGATGATATATACACAATGCTCAAGGAGTGTTCTATGGATCCCAATGAAACCACCCAGAAGCTACTTTTCCAAG ATACTTTCCATGAGGTCAAGAGGAAACGTGATAAGAGGAAGGAG AATGTGAACATCAAAGAATCTGGAGAATCGAGGTGGAGACCACCTGGCATACAAGGACGGGGGAGTAGGGGTGGGAGGGGAAACTATTCTTCTCGTCATATAGCTCATG ATGCTGGTGGAAGAAATGCTCCTCTGGGAAAGGAAAATGGATCTGATCATTTGATAGAAAAGAGTGGTGGGCTCTCAGCTTTGCCCATCTCTCAGTCAATAAATAAAGATGCAGTGACTGTAACAAG TTCTATCACAGTTGCAAGCAACAGCCCAACCAGGATTACCCAGATTGAAAATAGATCATCTGTTGATATGGACAACCTGGTCTGTCCTCCTATAAAAGTTCCTCCAATGGATATGAAGCAAAATTCCAGCAGTGCTGCGGCAAGTCATGAACTGCCGGAACTAGAAAAGAGCAACAATTCAACTCCTAGAAATCAAGCATCGGTAGTCTATTTCTCTGCCTCTGACCCTGTTTTGGTGCCATCTCAAGACTCGAGACTTCCTGGTTCTGCTGGTGCAATTAAGCGTGAGGTGGGAAGTCAGCGAATTCCTGTTGAACATATTTCAACTTCTCAAGAGAACAAGACAACTACTG AAACTTCTGAAGTTGCGAGCTCCTCCATGCCTAGGAAGATGTCGTCTAAGTCCCAAGGGATGATAAAGAATCAAGAGTCTGCTCAACTTGTGCAGCATCGTACCAGCCTTTCCGTTCACAGACCTTCATCTAACTATAACAGTAGGTCACAACAATCAACTGGTCTTGCTAAGG TTCTCCCAGCTAAAGAGTGGAAGCCTAAGACTGCAAATCCTAACCCAATTCAAGAGTCTGGAGCAACTGCTAATCCAGAGGTTCATTCTACTGTAGAGCATGACGCTCAAGCTAACGCTGCGTGTCACATTCTTGATTCAAAGGAACCAACTTCAGATGTGCAGAGGAAGCTTGCCGATTTGAACTTCCAGCAGGGTCCGCATGTTATCATCCCCAATCATCTTCATATTCCTGAAGATGTTAAACTTGATTTTGTGTTTGGcagttttgatattagtcatgGAATAAAAACCGGCTATGATGATGGACTCGAGAATGACAAAAATCATTTGCCCAGTTCAGTTACTTCTGAGACCGTTAAAGTGACAATAGAGCAATCCTTGAG CCATGGTAATGAACCGGAGGCTCTTTCCCATGAAAGAGATTATCCAGAACAACCACAATCGCCTGAACAGGTGCAAGAAGGCTCGTCTTCTGGGGAGATTGATGTAGCAACGCCAGAGTATAAAGAGTCTGACCAAGAAGTTTCCTTGCCTCCAACAACTCATTCATATCCCTTAGTTCATACTTCATCTAGCTACAATCTTGGTTTCAATCCAACAGTGGTTGGTAATCAACTTCCTCCATTTGAAAGTTCTGAATCTCAGGGACAAGATGTTTCTCGCATGCCAAGCTTTGTA GTACCACAACCATTTGATCCAAACAGCTATTATGGTCAGTTTTTCCGGGCTGGTGTGGACTCGGATGGTCGCATTTCACCTTTTCAGTCACCTGGAGGTGCATCAAAGTACAATGGAAACATTGCAGTTATGAATTCTCAATCTTCTGTTGAG GGAGGAAATTCTGGTGTTTTATCAACAGGCCCATCTCCTCAACAAAACTCATTATCTGCGACTCAGCAACCACTTCCAGTCTACCGACAACCAGCTGGGATGCATATAACCCATTACCCATCAAATTACATCCCTTATGCACCATACTATCCTCCATTTTACGTTCCTCCTACAGCTTTGCATCAGTTTCTGGGCAACAATGCATTCCCCCAGCAACCTCAAGTTGGAAACATATATCGGGCgactcctcctcctcctcctcctggGACAGCCAACAAATATCCATTTTCTCAATACAAGCCAGGAACTGGTCCAGGGAACTCCAACAATCATGGTGGAGGCGTTCCTGGAAGTTTTGGATCATATGGGTCCTCAACAGTTGGTTTTAACCACAGTTCTGGTTCCACAGCTGCAAACTCTACTGCTGGCGGGGACTTTCCTGGACAACAGTACAAGGAAAATAATGTTTACATCTCAGGACAACAG ACAGATGGTTCGGCTTTGTGGTTTGCTGCACCTGGGAGAGATATTTCTGGCTTGCACCCAAACTCGTTCTATAACATCCCTCAACATCCGCATGCTCAAGTTACTCTAACCAACCCATCTCAGTCTGGCCATGGCACATTTACTGGCATTTATCATCCCCAAACAGTTACACCGCCTATTGTTCTTCCTCTTCTGCCACATTCCCAATCCATGGCTGCTGGAGTTGATATGGTAGCTGGTTCAACTGCCGGTGTCTATCAACAACAGCCTCAGCATTCTCAAACAAATTGGCCAAATAACTGCTAA